A genome region from Dickeya chrysanthemi NCPPB 402 includes the following:
- a CDS encoding DUF4238 domain-containing protein, translated as MGKQTNHHFIPACYLKGFTNGGERDSRFWAFPKDGVKKTYGTNPNDACSKNNYYKLENNTNPLLIEKWYGDVVEPKIGKFLDDLKLNMIFNKDNEGFIWLLSSLFLRTPLWRNNIESPLRRCKEIAISMKNDIDTAGGNLDISGVDFIKDDIICIELEQIKTVANSLFYFNFKLCTTQDNINIITSDAPFILANPDRKIFGLLSIGTILLIPINKNMYIVGTKDIPLNGTHYASKYDVANINTIIWNASEERVFSNNERFIMLDNDDNTIFYP; from the coding sequence GTGGGAAAACAAACTAATCACCATTTCATTCCAGCCTGCTACCTTAAAGGTTTTACCAATGGAGGGGAAAGGGATTCAAGATTTTGGGCTTTCCCGAAAGATGGTGTGAAAAAAACATATGGAACAAATCCTAATGATGCCTGTTCGAAAAATAATTATTATAAACTTGAAAATAACACGAACCCATTACTGATAGAAAAATGGTATGGAGATGTTGTTGAACCTAAAATTGGAAAATTTCTTGATGATTTAAAATTAAATATGATTTTCAATAAAGACAATGAAGGATTTATTTGGTTATTATCCTCACTTTTCTTGAGAACACCTTTATGGAGGAATAACATTGAATCTCCGCTTAGGAGATGTAAAGAAATAGCGATAAGCATGAAAAATGACATTGATACTGCTGGAGGGAATTTAGATATTTCTGGTGTCGATTTTATAAAGGATGATATTATTTGCATTGAGCTAGAGCAGATAAAAACGGTTGCTAATAGCTTATTTTATTTCAATTTTAAGTTATGCACAACTCAAGACAATATAAATATAATCACAAGCGACGCTCCGTTTATTTTAGCTAATCCTGACAGGAAAATTTTTGGTTTATTATCAATAGGGACTATATTACTTATCCCTATAAATAAAAACATGTATATTGTAGGAACGAAAGATATACCGTTAAATGGAACACATTACGCTAGCAAATATGATGTTGCTAACATTAACACTATTATATGGAACGCTTCTGAAGAAAGAGTTTTTTCAAATAATGAGAGATTCATCATGCTAGATAATGATGATAATACAATTTTTTATCCGTAG
- a CDS encoding DNA-directed RNA polymerase subunit beta, translating into MKKVLLVTCTALVLAGCGEKGDFEKAINAQISKSKLCYSLQNNDFAFNKGFPIKVNRGYRSAGYSASDEILKGLVEQGLLTVSQQANGFSSVDVLEITDKGQEAEFWNREEGACVGHRIVAEVTSWTEPSEGNGVKMTQVTYTWKLDDVPGWVDKKAFSGVKGMAELEEAKIVLVKTNNGWAAP; encoded by the coding sequence ATGAAGAAGGTTTTACTCGTTACTTGCACGGCTCTTGTTCTGGCGGGATGTGGTGAGAAAGGCGACTTTGAAAAAGCGATTAACGCGCAAATATCAAAGTCCAAGCTGTGCTACTCACTGCAGAACAATGACTTTGCGTTCAACAAAGGTTTTCCGATTAAGGTTAACCGTGGTTATCGTTCTGCTGGATACAGTGCCAGTGATGAAATCCTTAAAGGGCTTGTTGAGCAGGGGCTGCTCACTGTTTCACAACAGGCAAATGGCTTTAGCAGCGTTGATGTTCTGGAGATTACAGACAAAGGACAAGAGGCTGAATTTTGGAACCGTGAGGAAGGTGCTTGTGTTGGTCATCGTATCGTCGCTGAGGTTACAAGCTGGACTGAACCGAGTGAAGGTAATGGCGTTAAAATGACGCAAGTGACCTATACGTGGAAACTCGATGACGTTCCGGGCTGGGTGGATAAAAAAGCTTTCTCTGGTGTTAAGGGGATGGCTGAACTAGAAGAGGCCAAAATTGTTCTGGTGAAAACCAATAACGGCTGGGCCGCTCC
- a CDS encoding HNH endonuclease: protein MLKLISEFEFFQTNNMEPIYLGEENGRCLFCNHPYSPEKFKKKAHAVPEFLGNKNIFFYNECDSCNKHFGDTIERHFDNFLGIKKTFFKCRGKNGVSTTVLDKTDHPKQFVEFNPTFNILQISLSPDTELVTLNEETCESVIRNKKKPYNPTWVYKFLVKMALSIMPKDNVREYINLANYVITGDEIPYPITFDVDEHNNPTHILAIPDLLTYNEISFSGKIPFPNSKVFLFQKNESDMEYYIFSFCIGNYCLQVPLFSYSSLYKIRYNTLKNSKFKYEISFPALSDLKLDDSLLSVSSHAIKSLANNEIVKEESDDLFFSNIKIIKLDETQLQIQAPKKRKISGKLIPKT, encoded by the coding sequence ATGTTAAAACTTATATCAGAATTTGAATTTTTCCAAACAAACAATATGGAACCTATTTATTTAGGAGAAGAAAACGGAAGGTGCTTATTTTGCAACCATCCCTATTCCCCCGAAAAATTCAAGAAAAAGGCTCATGCAGTACCTGAGTTTTTAGGAAATAAAAATATTTTCTTTTATAATGAATGCGATAGTTGTAATAAGCATTTTGGAGATACAATAGAAAGACATTTTGATAATTTCTTGGGGATAAAAAAAACTTTTTTTAAGTGCAGAGGTAAAAATGGAGTTTCAACTACTGTTTTAGATAAAACGGATCATCCAAAACAGTTTGTTGAATTTAACCCTACCTTCAATATATTGCAAATTTCACTATCTCCTGATACTGAATTAGTTACCTTAAATGAAGAAACATGCGAAAGTGTTATAAGAAATAAGAAAAAACCATACAACCCGACTTGGGTATATAAATTCCTTGTAAAAATGGCCTTGTCTATAATGCCTAAAGACAACGTAAGGGAATATATAAATCTAGCTAATTACGTTATTACTGGTGATGAAATACCTTATCCTATAACATTTGATGTTGACGAACACAATAATCCCACACATATTCTTGCCATTCCTGATTTATTAACTTACAATGAAATTTCCTTTTCTGGAAAAATACCATTCCCCAATAGCAAAGTATTTCTTTTCCAGAAAAATGAATCAGATATGGAATATTATATCTTCTCATTTTGCATAGGTAATTATTGTCTTCAAGTACCTCTATTTTCGTATTCTAGTCTTTATAAGATAAGATATAACACCCTTAAAAACAGTAAGTTCAAATATGAAATATCCTTCCCAGCATTGAGCGATCTTAAGTTGGATGACTCACTCCTTAGTGTTTCATCTCATGCAATAAAATCCCTCGCCAATAATGAAATAGTAAAAGAGGAAAGTGATGATTTATTCTTTAGCAATATAAAGATAATTAAGCTTGATGAAACACAATTGCAGATTCAAGCCCCCAAGAAAAGAAAGATATCAGGAAAATTAATTCCAAAAACCTAG